In one Lujinxingia sediminis genomic region, the following are encoded:
- a CDS encoding peptide chain release factor 3, translating into MSTDLSPKKIAEEVQRRRTFAIISHPDAGKTTMTEKLLLYGGAIHLAGSVKSRRAAKHAVSDWMEMEQQRGISITSSVLQFPYGDYAINLLDTPGHADFSEDTYRTLAAADSAVMLMDVAKGVEPQTIKLFKVCAMRKLPIFTFVNKMDRYGRPPLELMEEIEDILGIRSCPINWPIGDGKEFKGVYDRLNEKIIVFDSQGSHGESIVEEVTVDLHDPRAEQLLGTDRYLKLLDDIELLDIAGDPFDLERVRAGELTPMFFGSAMTNFGVGPFLKAFVEMAPSPAEAKDRAAVNPTRPEFSGFVFKIQANMNPAHRDRLAFMRITSGVFEKDMQATIKRDNRQVKLAYPQTFMASDREVAGRAFAGDIIGLYDPGNYRIGDTLFTGEPVEETEIPRFSPEHFAVVEIKEALKRKQLTKGLDQLSEEGTIQVFRQPHLGDLDAVVGAVGILQFEVLQHRLENEYKVKVNLRQLNFKHARWVDGEPFDEAAFNRQDYTKVLHDRDDLPIVLFRNDWALNYCSQQNPKLRFLPNPPGTPGLEELHGSTV; encoded by the coding sequence ATGAGCACCGACCTCTCCCCTAAAAAAATCGCCGAGGAGGTCCAACGCCGGCGCACCTTCGCGATCATCTCGCACCCCGACGCCGGTAAGACCACCATGACCGAGAAGCTCCTGCTTTACGGCGGTGCCATCCACCTGGCAGGCAGTGTCAAAAGCCGACGCGCCGCCAAACACGCGGTGAGCGACTGGATGGAGATGGAGCAGCAGCGCGGCATCTCCATCACCTCCTCGGTCTTGCAGTTCCCCTATGGCGACTACGCCATCAATCTGCTCGACACCCCCGGCCACGCTGACTTCTCCGAAGACACCTACCGCACGCTCGCGGCCGCAGACAGCGCCGTGATGCTTATGGATGTCGCTAAAGGCGTCGAGCCGCAGACCATCAAGCTCTTCAAGGTCTGCGCGATGCGCAAACTCCCCATCTTCACCTTCGTGAACAAGATGGACCGCTACGGCCGCCCGCCGCTGGAGCTGATGGAGGAGATCGAAGATATCCTCGGCATCCGCTCCTGCCCCATCAACTGGCCCATCGGTGATGGTAAGGAGTTTAAGGGCGTTTACGACCGACTCAATGAAAAGATCATCGTCTTCGACTCCCAGGGATCCCACGGGGAGTCGATCGTCGAGGAGGTCACCGTCGATCTCCATGACCCCAGAGCCGAACAGCTCCTGGGGACCGACCGCTACCTCAAGCTCCTCGACGATATCGAGCTCCTGGACATCGCCGGCGACCCCTTCGATCTGGAGCGCGTGCGCGCCGGTGAACTCACCCCGATGTTCTTCGGCTCGGCGATGACCAACTTCGGAGTGGGCCCCTTCCTCAAAGCCTTCGTCGAGATGGCACCCTCGCCGGCCGAGGCCAAAGACCGCGCGGCGGTCAACCCGACGCGCCCGGAGTTCTCGGGCTTCGTCTTTAAGATCCAGGCCAACATGAACCCGGCCCACCGCGACCGCCTGGCCTTTATGCGCATCACCTCCGGCGTGTTTGAAAAAGACATGCAGGCGACCATCAAGCGCGACAACCGCCAGGTCAAGCTGGCCTACCCCCAGACCTTCATGGCCTCCGATCGGGAGGTCGCCGGGCGAGCGTTTGCCGGCGATATCATCGGCCTCTACGACCCGGGCAACTACCGCATCGGCGACACCCTCTTCACCGGCGAGCCGGTCGAAGAAACCGAGATCCCCCGATTTAGCCCCGAGCATTTTGCGGTCGTCGAGATCAAAGAGGCGCTCAAGCGCAAGCAGCTCACCAAGGGCCTCGACCAGCTCTCGGAGGAGGGCACCATTCAGGTCTTCCGCCAGCCCCACCTGGGCGACCTCGACGCGGTCGTCGGTGCGGTCGGTATCCTGCAGTTTGAGGTGCTCCAGCATCGCCTGGAGAACGAATACAAGGTCAAGGTCAACCTGCGTCAGCTCAACTTCAAACACGCCCGCTGGGTCGATGGCGAGCCCTTCGATGAAGCCGCCTTCAACCGCCAGGACTACACCAAGGTGCTCCACGATCGCGATGATCTGCCCATCGTGCTCTTCCGCAACGACTGGGCGCTGAATTACTGCAGCCAGCAGAACCCGAAGCTGCGCTTTTTGCCCAACCCTCCCGGCACCCCGGGGCTCGAAGAGCTGCACGGCTCCACGGTCTGA
- a CDS encoding NAD(P)H-dependent glycerol-3-phosphate dehydrogenase gives MKIGVIGGGSWGTALARLLADQGHQVLMWVHEPTLVEAINGTRQNNVYLDGIDLPENLVATNDMEEAVRGKEMIVSVPPSHVLREVMTQAAPFLSDGVPIVSATKGIENDSLMLVSEILEDVLAPRFHPFLCYLSGPSFAREVATCKPTAVTIASYNHRLAVKVQQVFSNGYFRAYTSNDVVGVEIGGALKNVIAIASGAVSGMELGLNASAGMITRGLNEITRLGVRMGANPLTLTGLAGMGDLVLTCTGGLSRNRTVGFKLGQGMTIDAILSEMNMVAEGIKTSRSVHNLAQKIGVEMPISEQVYQVIYEGKDTRQAVTDLMSRPLKAELGGWM, from the coding sequence ATGAAGATCGGTGTGATCGGAGGTGGTTCCTGGGGAACAGCGCTCGCAAGGCTGCTGGCCGACCAGGGCCATCAGGTGTTGATGTGGGTCCATGAGCCGACCCTGGTCGAGGCGATAAACGGCACGCGCCAGAATAACGTCTACCTCGATGGCATTGATTTGCCCGAGAATCTGGTCGCGACCAACGACATGGAAGAGGCGGTCCGCGGCAAAGAGATGATCGTCTCGGTGCCGCCCAGCCACGTGCTGCGCGAGGTGATGACTCAGGCCGCTCCCTTTTTGTCCGACGGGGTGCCCATTGTGAGCGCCACCAAAGGCATCGAGAATGATTCTCTGATGCTGGTCAGCGAGATCCTCGAAGACGTACTCGCCCCGCGCTTTCACCCCTTCTTATGCTACCTCTCCGGCCCGAGCTTTGCCCGGGAGGTCGCCACCTGCAAACCCACCGCGGTGACCATCGCCAGCTACAACCATCGTCTGGCGGTGAAGGTGCAGCAGGTCTTCAGCAACGGCTATTTTCGGGCCTACACCTCCAACGACGTGGTGGGTGTGGAGATCGGCGGGGCGCTCAAGAACGTCATCGCCATCGCTTCGGGAGCGGTCAGCGGCATGGAGCTGGGCTTGAACGCCTCGGCCGGTATGATCACCCGCGGGCTCAACGAGATCACGCGCCTGGGTGTGCGCATGGGGGCCAACCCCCTCACGCTGACCGGTCTGGCCGGTATGGGCGACCTGGTGCTGACGTGCACCGGCGGCTTGAGCCGTAACCGCACCGTCGGATTTAAGCTGGGCCAGGGCATGACCATCGACGCCATCTTGAGCGAGATGAACATGGTCGCCGAGGGCATCAAGACCTCGCGCAGCGTGCATAATCTTGCGCAAAAGATCGGTGTGGAGATGCCCATCAGCGAACAGGTCTACCAGGTGATCTACGAGGGCAAAGACACCCGCCAGGCCGTCACCGACCTGATGTCGCGTCCGCTTAAGGCGGAGCTCGGTGGCTGGATGTGA
- a CDS encoding Crp/Fnr family transcriptional regulator — translation MQTDRHRLAREALRARPFFDTLSDEEFERLIDACDLRTLAPREVLWAVGRQGQSCYVLISGRLEQSLTRQPAGRKVTQIDRPGTFMALSYLVKPWRHHSSTIALERSVVLKLDRERFEAMFEAGDAVAFRLVDELAEALVQEMRDANERLHEVFGNPAETLRLLRRRTRNA, via the coding sequence ATGCAGACTGACCGTCACCGCCTGGCCCGCGAAGCGCTGCGCGCGCGACCCTTTTTCGATACGCTGAGCGACGAGGAGTTCGAACGCCTGATCGACGCCTGCGATCTGCGCACCCTCGCTCCGCGCGAGGTGCTCTGGGCGGTGGGGCGCCAGGGGCAGTCCTGTTACGTGCTCATCTCCGGGCGTCTGGAGCAGTCGCTGACCCGTCAGCCGGCAGGGCGCAAGGTCACGCAGATCGACCGGCCCGGCACCTTTATGGCGCTCTCCTATCTGGTCAAACCCTGGCGCCACCACAGCTCGACCATTGCCCTGGAGCGCAGCGTGGTGCTCAAGCTGGACCGCGAGCGTTTTGAAGCCATGTTTGAGGCCGGCGACGCCGTGGCGTTTCGCCTGGTCGATGAGCTGGCCGAGGCGCTGGTGCAGGAGATGCGCGACGCCAATGAGCGTCTCCACGAGGTCTTTGGCAACCCGGCCGAGACCTTGCGCCTGCTTCGCAGGCGCACCCGTAACGCCTGA